A portion of the Manihot esculenta cultivar AM560-2 chromosome 2, M.esculenta_v8, whole genome shotgun sequence genome contains these proteins:
- the LOC110610101 gene encoding vacuolar protein sorting-associated protein 26A isoform X2, giving the protein MINGMLFIIQVFARTRFYDWVLSVDQFREVYIYIYIYMISSNSHVSYAVRELDIPGELYERKTYSFEFSTVEMPYESYNGVNVRLRYILKVTISRNYVNNIVEYQDFVVRNYSALPSINNSIKMEVGIEDCLHIEFEYSKSKYHLKDVIIGKIYFLLVRIKIKNMELEIRRRESTGSGPNTYVETETLAKFELMDGAPVRGESIPIRLFLSPYELTPTYRNINNKFSVKYFLNLVLVDEEDRRYFKQQEITVYRLLENS; this is encoded by the exons ATGATAAATGGCATGCTCTTTATCATACAAGTCTTTGCTAGAACAAG GTTCTATGATTGGGTATTATCAGTGGATCAGTTTAGggaagtttatatatatatatatatatatatgataagcTCTAACTCTCATGTTTCATATGCAGTTCGTGAACTTGATATTCCTGGTGAATTATATGAAAGAAAAACATATTCCTTTGAGTTTTCTACAGTTGAAATGCCATATGAGTCTTACAATGGTGTCAACGTGAGGCTTAG ATATATTTTGAAAGTGACAATCAGTCGTAATTATGTCAACAACATTGTGGAGTACCAGGATTTTGTG GTTCGCAACTACTCCGCACTTCCATCAATAAATAATAGCATTAAG ATGGAAGTTGGAATTGAGGATTGCCTTCATATTGAGTTTGAATACAGTAAAAGCAA GTACCATTTGAAAGATGTCATCAttggaaaaatatattttcttctgGTGAGAATTAAGATTAAAAATATGGAGCTTGAGATCAGGCGTCGTGAGTCGACAGGATCAGGGCCTAATACATATGTTGAGACGGAGACCCTAGCAAAATTTGAGTTGATGGATGGTGCTCCTGTTAGAG GTGAATCAATTCCAATCAGGCTGTTCCTAAGTCCATATGAGTTGACACCCACATATCGtaacatcaacaacaaattcaGTGTGAAGTATTTCTTGAATCTTGTTCTAGTTGATGAAGAGGATAGAAGGTATTTTAAGCAGCAAGAGATCACAGTTTATCGGCTTCTTGAAAATTCTTGA
- the LOC110606272 gene encoding pentatricopeptide repeat-containing protein At1g71210, mitochondrial, with protein MLITKSKQASLYSQLLFNRTTIFSTSASSSFAPAAFSSRLNLNCPTHQQFFVPSCYSTAHNPVFPIQQCSFNPIFNSKDIVQSFKERLQLGNTEYLDRIFEILSAQHKVDDLALSQLGLRLTESLVRQVLYYGNSKNDIFSCLKFFDWAGRQHGFRHTRSTFHAIFKILSKAKLMRLLMDFLDNDMVFGFLNEKLGSFGFYSTLVIGYSVAGKPQLALQMFGKMRFQGFDLDYLGYHVLLNSLVEENCFDAVGSISRQISLRGFENHVTHCIVVKSLCKQKLLDEAKSYLRRVNLLGDGYLHGDAVGVLVTALCQNDQFDKAGQVVEEFRELGVLPIGPVYNVWLRNLVQAGKIDSALEFLQRKKSLECYVPEVFRYNALLWRLLKENRLTEACDLLMEMMEGGVSADKVTLNAALCFFCKAGMVDVAVDLYNSKSEFGFSASSMACNYLIDSLCKEGKIDEAYNMLRDCTEQGYFPGRRTFYILADAFCRESKLDIMTQLVLAALERNFMPSDSLYNKFISALCSAGRPKDGYLILNELNRMNIVATRTTYSNLIHGFIKLKKGDIAVRLLVEMQNKGHMVNRTLFRAVVCSLYDMENPEIQFFKLLEMQLSCHEPDCKIFNFFIDGAGHAKKPELARQVFEMMQRSGIEPNLRSDVLMLQSYLKSERISDAINFFDALRQRREIGSKLYETMVVGLCAVKKVNLGLHFFREFQSNGRFPTGECYEELIKLLCWNKEYKMVVHLIIDLEKAGRPVTSFIGNTLLLHSLRSLELYDSWVEVREVQKFPNLSVLGQLIGAFSGRIQMSHNINWEQVIELCFPLNLYTYNMLLRRLGMDKMDDACELFKKLCQKGFKPKGWTYNILVHGLHKHARTDETRRLADNMFRKCIGPNNSCTG; from the coding sequence ATGCTGATAACCAAATCAAAGCAGGCTTCACTCTACTCACAACTTCTCTTCAACAGAACCACAATCTTCTCAACATCTGCCTCCTCTTCTTTTGCTCCTGCTGCTTTCTCGAGTCGTCTGAATCTGAATTGCCCAACCCACCAACAATTCTTCGTTCCCTCTTGCTATTCCACTGCTCATAATCCTGTATTTCCAATTCAACAATGCAGCTTCAATCCCATCTTTAATTCCAAGGACATTGTTCAATCCTTTAAGGAACGGTTGCAGCTCGGAAATACCGAATACTTGGATCGGATTTTCGAGATCCTAAGCGCTCAGCATAAGGTGGATGATCTTGCGCTGTCCCAATTGGGTCTCCGCCTCACAGAGTCATTGGTCAGACAGGTGCTTTATTATGGGAATAGCAAGAATGACATCTTCTCTTGCCTTAAGTTCTTCGATTGGGCTGGTCGCCAACATGGGTTTCGCCACACTCGCTCAACCTTCCACGCCATCTTCAAAATCCTCTCCAAGGCCAAGCTTATGCGTCTCCTGATGGATTTCCTTGATAATGATATGGTTTTCGGCTTTCTCAATGAGAAGCTCGGTTCATTTGGATTTTACAGCACTTTGGTAATTGGGTACTCTGTGGCTGGGAAGCCACAACTTGCACTCCAAATGTTCGGTAAAATGCGATTTCAGGGTTTTGACTTGGATTACTTGGGTTATCATGTTCTTCTCAATTCTTTGGTCGAGGAGAATTGTTTTGATGCTGTTGGCTCTATTTCCAGGCAGATTTCTCTTAGGGGGTTCGAGAACCATGTAACGCATTGTATAGTAGTAAAGAGTTTGTGTAAGCAGAAACTACTGGATGAGGCCAAGTCATATTTGCGCCGAGTAAACCTACTCGGCGATGGGTATCTCCATGGGGACGCGGTGGGTGTTCTTGTGACTGCGCTTTGTCAAAATGATCAGTTTGACAAGGCAGGGCAGGTGGTTGAGGAGTTTAGGGAGTTGGGGGTGTTGCCCATAGGCCCTGTTTATAACGTGTGGCTTAGGAATCTTGTTCAGGCTGGTAAGATTGATTCGGCTTTGGAGTTCTTGCAGCGGAAAAAGTCATTAGAATGCTATGTTCCGGAGGTTTTTCGGTATAATGCTTTGCTATGGAGGCTCTTAAAAGAGAACCGTCTCACTGAAGCTTGTGATTTGCTGATGGAGATGATGGAGGGTGGGGTTTCTGCTGATAAAGTCACATTGAACGCTGCATTGTGTTTCTTTTGCAAAGCTGGAATGGTAGATGTTGCAGTTGACTTGTATAATAGCAAATCAGAGTTTGGATTTTCAGCTAGTAGCATGGCTTGTAATTATCTCATAGATTCTCTATGCAAGGAGGGGAAAATTGATGAGGCTTACAATATGTTGAGGGATTGTACTGAGCAAGGTTATTTTCCTGGCAGAAGAACATTTTATATACTTGCAGATGCTTTTTGTAGAGAAAGCAAGCTTGATATAATGACACAGCTGGTTCTCGCTGCTCTAGAGCGGAATTTTATGCCAAGTGATTCCCTGTATAATAAGTTTATATCAGCTCTATGCAGCGCTGGGAGGCCAAAAGATGGTTACTTGATACTCAATGAACTTAATAGAATGAATATAGTTGCTACAAGGACTACTTACTCAAACTTGATTCAtggttttataaaattaaagaaggGGGATATTGCTGTTAGGCTTCTTGTTGAAATGCAAAATAAAGGTCATATGGTTAATCGAACTTTGTTTAGAGCTGTAGTTTGCAGTTTGTATGATATGGAAAACCCAGAAATTCAGTTCTTCAAGCTGTTGGAAATGCAGCTCTCTTGTCATGAACCTGACTGTAAGATTTTTAACTTCTTCATTGATGGAGCTGGGCATGCAAAGAAGCCTGAATTAGCCAGACAAGTGTTTGAGATGATGCAGAGAAGCGGGATTGAGCCTAACCTGAGATCTGACGTTCTTATGTTACAAAGTTATCTAAAGAGTGAGAGAATATCTGATGCTATAAATTTCTTTGATGCTTTGCGTCAGAGAAGAGAGATCGGCAGTAAGCTGTACGAAACCATGGTTGTTGGTCTTTGTGCAGTCAAGAAAGTCAATCTTGGTTTGCATTTTTTCAGGGAATTCCAGAGTAATGGAAGGTTTCCTACCGGGGAATGTTATGAGGAGCTTATAAAGCTGCTGTGCTGGAATAAAGAATACAAAATGGTGGTACATCTTATTATTGACTTGGAGAAAGCTGGGCGCCCAGTTACATCCTTCATTGGTAACACCCTTTTGTTGCATTCCTTGAGAAGTTTAGAGCTCTATGATTCTTGGGTTGAGGTGAGGGAGGTGCAGAAATTTCCCAATCTATCAGTCCTCGGCCAACTGATTGGTGCATTTTCTGGCCGCATTCAAATGAGCCACAATATTAACTGGGAACAAGTGATTGAATTATGCTTCCCACTTAATCTTTACACATACAATATGCTATTGAGGAGACTAGGTATGGATAAAATGGATGATGCATGCGAGTTGTTCAAAAAATTATGCCAGAAAGGTTTTAAGCCTAAAGGATGGACTTATAATATCTTAGTACATGGCCTTCATAAGCATGCAAGGACAGATGAGACTAGGAGATTGGCAGATAATATGTTTAGGAAATGCATTGGACCTAACAACTCTTGTACAGGTTAA
- the LOC110604666 gene encoding transcription factor GAMYB codes for MSKMTNGGEDNKRSKNRRDSPSVEEASNGPLKKGPWTAAEDAILVEYVTKHGEGNWNAVQKHSGLSRCGKSCRLRWANHLRPDLKKGAFTPEEERRIIELHAKMGNKWARMAAELPGRTDNEIKNYWNTRIKRLQRAGLPVYPPEVCQQVLNGSQESQNMGTLQNTDACGPDLIQSDHFEIPEVEFKNLELNRGLIYSPTVLDIPTSSMLKSGVCSSHGSSFMLPTMHPHKRLRESQTIFPSLDGGVGSGLSAFNQSTDYFSEKITESFDISSQYDSHTNTFGQPPLCVLPGSHALLNDNSSSSEPLCGAMKLELPSLQYPETQQDSWGTPNSPLPSLESVDTLILSPPAEQTQSDCLSPRSSGLLEAVLYESQTLKNSKKCSGHQTSDTSVATGDVEDCPFNTYNTEWEVHHDPNSPLGHSAASVFSACTPISGSSSDEPGFELKPETTNQVSTPYIEGKEAPKQIDFTRPDVLLGSGWFGLGSGFVNNQSVRTDEVGACLGDDIDSEC; via the exons ATGAGCAAAATGACAAATGGAGGTGAGGACAATAAAAGGTCAAAAAACCGTCGAGATTCTCCATCAGTTGAAGAAGCCAGTAATGGTCCCTTGAAGAAAGGCCCATGGACCGCAGCAGAAGATGCAATTTTGGTGGAATATGTCACTAAGCATGGAGAGGGAAATTGGAATGCTGTTCAGAAGCATTCAGGGCTCTCTCGTTGTGGAAAAAGCTGCCGCTTGCGATGGGCAAATCATCTAAGGCCTGATTTAAAGAAGGGTGCATTCACTCCAGAGGAAGAGCGGCGCATAATTGAACTCCATGCAAAGATGGGAAACAAATGGGCGAGGATGGCTGCAGAG TTGCCTGGACGCACAGACAATGAGATAAAGAACTACTGGAATACAAGAATAAAGAGATTGCAACGTGCTGGTTTACCAGTTTATCCTCCAGAAGTATGCCAGCAAGTATTAAATGGAAGTCAAGAAAGTCAAAACATGGGCACACTACAAAATACAGATGCATGTGGTCCGGATCTGATACAGTCTGACCATTTTGAGATTCCTGAAGTGGAATTCAAGAATTTAGAACTCAATCGAGGACTTATTTATTCACCAACAGTTCTTGATATTCCTACAAGCAGCATGCTGAAATCAGGTGTATGTTCCTCCCATGGCAGTAGCTTTATGCTTCCAACTATGCATCCTCACAAACGCCTTCGAGAATCACAGACCATATTCCCTAGTCTGGATGGTGGTGTTGGCAGTGGCCTCTCAGCATTCAATCAATCAACAGATTACTTTTCTGAGAAGATCACAGAATCCTTTGATATATCTTCTCAGTATGATTCTCATACGAACACCTTTGGCCAGCCACCACTGTGTGTTCTTCCTGGCAGTCATGCCCTATTAAATgacaattcttcttcttctgagcCCTTATGTGGGGCTATGAAGTTGGAGCTCCCTTCACTCCAATATCCAGAAACTCAACAAGATAGCTGGGGGACACCTAATTCCCCATTGCCTTCACTTGAGTCTGTTGATACTTTGATTCTGTCTCCTCCAGCTGAACAGACTCAATCAGATTGCCTTTCACCACGAAGCAGTGGTCTGTTGGAAGCAGTACTATATGAATCACAGACTTTGAAGAACTCAAAGAAATGCTCTGGTCATCAGACTTCAGATACTTCTGTTGCAACTGGTGATGTAGAGGATTGCCCCTTCAATACCTATAACACAGAATGGGAAGTACATCATGACCCAAATTCACCTTTAGGTCACTCTGCTGCATCAGTATTCAGTGCATGTACTCCTATCAGCGGAAGCTCATCAGATGAACCAG GATTTGAACTCAAGCCTGAAACAACCAATCAGGTTTCAACCCCATACATTGAAGGGAAAGAAGCTCCCAAGCAGATTGACTTTACAAGACCAGATGTTTTACTCGGTTCAGGCTGGTTTGGGCTTGGCAGTGGGTTCGTTAACAACCAATCTGTACGAACTGATGAAGTAGGAGCATGTCTTGGTGATGATATTGATAGCGAATGCTAG
- the LOC110604678 gene encoding uncharacterized protein LOC110604678: MSFKIILHRRVLLPRLRKLSVKFKLPNNTTMESGGEGEGGGGEGSGSSGKREKHVCEFCGKKFSSGQALGGHKKHHLRIMRNNSKRTQEEEESNIKIKKEEHGGSKRCSTSKAGDVEIDSDGKPICYSVQGSPRNQINSAAEIEAADALLMLSLAPRHGPKTSGYATTSSEKAIRTEIESGSISDHNSKEDEDIIKETTAKKGKEMNYISNLTNSEIEAARNLLLLSRAGTYGHGHGHEPETSGYATTSSGKSIRTEIGSGSGSGIGPDHGSKEDEDITKETCGLITTKKGKKMNYISKLRNAERKPCESKCSNCGKSFRSRSPCRCKNNSKVQVAESALPDDDAITAKEIPASKPDKEAGKTGDNDSYHPVASTETSFRCDICNKTFSTAQGLGCHKRIHRKAPARPLLNEAALAQASNKVGSKTASSGEAEANQAGHGIFDIDLNKRYLMQEGEEDNTALNKRYLRQEGEEDNIDLNKPYLMKEGEEDW; the protein is encoded by the exons ATGAGCTTCAAGATCATCCTCCATCGAAGGGTTCTGCTTCCAAGACTTCGCAAGCTTTCTGTAAAGTTCAAGCTTCCAAATAACACCACCATGGAATCTggtggagaaggagaaggaggaggaggagaaggcaGCGGCAGCTCTGGCAAACGTGAAAAACATGTCTGTGAGTTTTGTGGCAAGAAGTTTTCTTCTGGGCAGGCATTGGGTGGGCATAAAAAGCATCATCTCAGGATCATGAGGAATAATAGTAAAAGAacccaagaagaagaagaatctaaTATAAAGATCAAGAAAGAAGAACATGGCGGCTCCAAGCGGTGTAGTACCAGCAAAGCAGGTGATGTGGAGATTGATAGTGATGGAAAACCAATTTGTTATTCTGTTCAAGGCTCTCCAAGGAATCAAATCAATTCAGCTGCGGAAATTGAGGCAGCTGATGCTCTGTTGATGTTATCTCTCGCACCAAGACATGGACCCAAGACTAGTGGGTATGCAACTACATCGTCGGAAAAGGCCATAAGGACCGAAATTGAGTCCGGGTCTATTTCTGATCACAATTCTAAAGAAGATGAAGACATTATAAAAGAAACTACTGCGAAGAAGGGAAAGGAAATGAACTATATAAGCAACTTGACAAATTCAGAAATTGAGGCAGCTCGTAATCTGTTGTTGTTATCTCGCGCAGGAACATATGGACACGGACATGGACATGAACCTGAGACTAGTGGGTATGCAACTACATCGTCGGGAAAGTCCATAAGGACTGAAATTGGATCCGGGTCTGGTTCTGGGATTGGGCCTGATCACGGGTCTAAAGAAGATGAAGACATTACAAAAGAAACTTGTGGATTGATTACTACGAAGAAGGGAAAGAAAATGAACTATATAAGCAAGTTAAGAAATGCAGAAAGAAAGCCTTGTGAATCCAAATGTAGCAACTGTGGTAAATCTTTCCGAAGTAGATCACCATGTCGTTGCAAGAATAACAGCAAAGTCCAGGTGGCAGAATCTGCATTGCCAGATGATGATGCCATTACTGCCAAAGAAATTCCTGCCTCGAAACCTGATAAAGAAGCAGGAAAGACTGGAGACAATGACTCATACCACCCTGTAGCATCAACGGAAACTTCCTTTCGATGTGATATTTGTAACAAAACATTCTCTACAGCTCAGGGACTCGGTTGCCACAAAAGAATCCATCGGAAAGCACCAGCTAGACCTCTATTAAATGAAGCAGCTTTAGCACAAGCAAGTAATAAGGTTGGCTCTAAAACAGCTTCATCGGGAGAAGCAGAAGCTAATCAGGCAGGTCATGGGATATTCGACATTGATCTAAACAAGCGTTACTTGATgcaggaaggagaagaagataaCACTGCTCTAAACAAGCGTTACTTGAGgcaggaaggagaagaagataaCATTGATCTAAACAAGCCTTACTTGATgaaggaaggagaagaagattg GTGA
- the LOC110606210 gene encoding tyrosine-specific transport protein, translated as MAMSFSSLQFPTISIPCRKYKFLHIPPFHRQSSKSKSSFHLCHRPFSSHSSTIFRCQAQKQQEYQVERLFSNLNQATLKREPGSLSSAIFLVAGTTVGAGILAIPAVTEESGFLASAVACIVCWIFMVVTGLLIAEVNVNTMCELGSGGVSLVSMARRTLGTVGVQIACWTYIFIHYALLVAYVARSSEILTNFLGIPLWESAALFSLVFGGICYFGSQRFIGGVNGVLVLGIIISFTALVAVASGGLQLDALLKANFEAVPMSIPIIALSFVYQNVVPVLCTNLEGNISKVRAAIVLGTAIPLGLFLVWNGVILGSIPNSEMADKMIDPLQQLKSTNGVVGPIVEVFSLLAIATSYIGFILGLADFLADLLKLPANQSSPLPYILTLFPPLVLALLDPEIFFKALDFAGTYGVLVLFGIFPAAMAWSDRYSSSSSTVKLPQLVPGGRITLSLVMGGAGYIILSELRQNFGLS; from the exons ATGGCTATGTCTTTCTCTTCTTTACAATTTCCTACCATTTCAATCCCTTGTAGAAAGTACAAATTCTTGCACATTCCTCCCTTTCATCGTCAATCCTCAAAATCAAAAAGCTCATTCCACCTCTGCCACCGCCCATTCTCGAGCCACTCTTCAACAATCTTTCGTTGCCAGGCTCAAAAGCAGCAAGAATATCAAGTTGAAAGGCTATTTTCCAACCTTAACCAAGCCACTCTTAAGAGAGAGCCTG GAAGTTTATCTAGTGCAATTTTTCTGGTCGCGGGTACAACG GTAGGTGCTGGGATCCTAGCAATTCCTGCTGTTACTGAAGAATCTGGATTTTTGGCCTCTGCAGTGGCTTGCATCGTTTGTTGGATATTTATG GTTGTTACTGGACTACTCATTGCTGAAGTAAATGTGAACACAATGTGTGAATTGGGTTCTGGGGGAGTATCCTTG GTGTCAATGGCCAGAAGAACTCTTGGGACAGTTGGGGTTCAAATTGCATG TTGGACGTACATTTTTATCCATTATGCCCTTCTAGTTGCCTATGTGGCTCGTTCTTCAGAAATTTTGACAAACTTTCTTGGCATTCCATT ATGGGAAAGCGCAGCATTGTTTTCTTTGGTTTTTGGAGGCATATGCTACTTTGGAAG TCAGCGCTTCATTGGTGGTGTTAATGGTGTTCTAGTACTTGGAATAATTATTTCTTTCACAGCTCTTGTG GCAGTGGCCAGTGGAGGGCTGCAACTAGATGCTCTTTTGAAAGCCAACTTTGAAGCTGTTCCTATGAGTATACCCATAATTGCACTTTCATTTGTTTATCAG AATGTAGTACCTGTTCTTTGCACGAACCTTGAAGGAAACATTTCAAAAGTAAG GGCTGCAATTGTTCTGGGCACTGCTATACCTCTGGGCTTGTTTCTTGTATGGAATGGTGTTATTCTAGGATCAATTCCGAATTCAGAGATGGCTGATAAGATGATTGATCCACTACAACAGTTGAAATCTACCAATGGTGTTGTGGGG CCAATAGTTGAGGTATTCTCACTACTTGCAATTGCAACATCTTATATTGGATTCATTTTGGGGCTTGCTGACTTCCTTGCTGATT TGTTAAAACTCCCAGCTAATCAGAGCAGCCCTCTACCCTACATCTTGACTCTGTTTCCACCATTGGTATTAGCATTGCTGGACCCCGAAATATTTTTCAAAGCCTTGGATTTTGCAGGAACATATGGTG TTTTGGTGCTCTTTGGGATTTTTCCGGCCGCAATGGCTTGGTCAGACAGGTATTCAAGTTCATCATCAACTGTAAAACTGCCGCAGCTAGTTCCTGGTGGAAGAATAACCCTTTCTTTAGTGATGGGAGGTGCAGGATACATCATTCTTTCAGAATTACGGCAGAATTTTGGGCTCTCTTAA
- the LOC110609785 gene encoding NO-associated protein 1, chloroplastic/mitochondrial, translated as MAPKTLSAFLSPISLPHHLTQFNPKFLKINTKPTRIFCKSAQSHKTPLSETQLSVSMPEAGGAGAAAPTPGEQFLERQKAFEAAKLVMKEAKKKKRREKQKALKVNSAVVCCYGCGAPLQTSDQEAPGYVDPDTYELKKRHHQLRTVLCGRCRLLSHGHMITAVGGNGGYPGGKQFVSADELREKLSHLRHERVLIVKLVDIVDFNGSFLARVRDLAGANPIILVVTKVDLLPRDTDLNCVGDWVVEATTKKKLNVLSVHLTSSKSLVGITGVISEIQKEKKGRDVYILGSANVGKSAFINALLKMMAHRDPAAAAARKYKPIQSAVPGTTLGPIQIDAFLGGGKLFDTPGVHLHHRQPAVVHSDDLPILAPRSRLRGQSFPNAKAASENGIADKFESNGLNGFSIFWGGLVRIDVLKVLPETSLTFYGPKALQIHIVPTDKADEFYKKELGVLLTPPTGEKKAKDWKGLEIMRELQIKFEDPRRPASDVAISGLGWIAIEPVSRSPGRPESNLEETVKELHLAVHVPKPVEIFVRPPLPVGKAGAEWYQYRELTEKEEELRPKWHF; from the exons ATGGCGCCCAAAACCCTCTCCGCATTTCTCTCTCCTATATCTCTCCCTCACCATCTTACCCAGTTTAACCCCAAATTCCTTAAAATTAACACGAAACCTACTCGCATCTTCTGTAAATCCgcacaatcacataaaactcCGCTCTCGGAGACCCAATTATCAGTTTCCATGCCGGAAGCCGGTGGTGCGGGGGCAGCTGCTCCTACCCCTGGAGAGCAGTTTCTTGAGCGCCAAAAAGCATTTGAAGCTGCGAAACTGGTTATGAAAGAGGctaagaagaaaaagaggaggGAGAAACAGAAGGCTTTGAAGGTGAACTCCGCAGTGGTTTGTTGTTATGGGTGCGGGGCTCCGTTGCAAACTTCGGATCAGGAAGCTCCGGGTTATGTGGACCCGGATACATATGAATTG AAGAAGAGACACCATCAGCTTAGAACTGTTCTTTGTGGGAGGTGTAGGCTGTTATCTCATGGTCATATGATAACGGCTGTTGGTGGGAATGGAGGGTATCCTGGGGGGAAGCAGTTCGTTTCAGCTGATGAACTTCGTGAAAAGCTGTCTCACTTACGTCATGAGAGAGTTTTGATTGTCAAATTA GTTGATATTGTGGACTTCAATGGCAGCTTTTTGGCTCGTGTGCGTGATCTTGCTGGTGCAAACCCTATAATATTAGTTGTAACCAAG GTTGATCTCCTTCCTAGGGACACTGATCTTAATTGTGTTGGTGATTGGGTTGTAGAGGCCACCACTAAGAAGAAGCTTAA TGTTCTGAGTGTTCATCTTACAAGCTCAAAGTCATTAGTCGGAATTACTGGAGTTATCTCAGAAATTCAAAAAGAGAAGAAG GGCCGCGATGTTTACATTCTG GGTTCAGCTAACGTTGGGAAATCTGCGTTTATAAATGCTTTGCTGA AAATGATGGCACATCGGGATCCAGCTGCTGCAGCTGCTAGAAAATATAAACCAATACAATCTGCTGTTCCTGGAACTACCTTAGGTCCTATTCAGATTGATGCCTTCCTTGGAGGAGGG AAATTGTTTGACACACCTGGAGTTCATCTCCACCACAGGCAACCTGCAGTGGTTCATTCAGATGATTTACCTATCCTTGCTCCTCGCAGTCGTCTGAGGGGTCAATCTTTTCCT AATGCTAAGGCAGCCTCTGAAAATGGGATTGCAGACAAATTTGAATCCAATGGATTGAATGGGTTTTCGATATTTTGGGGAGGTCTTGTGCGAATAGATGTTCTCAAG GTTCTCCCAGAAACTAGCCTAACTTTCTATGGGCCCAAGGCTTTGCAGATTCATATTGTACCCACTGATAAAGCTGATGAGTTTTACAAG AAAGAACTCGGAGTTCTATTGACACCTCCCACtggagaaaagaaagcaaaagactGGAAAGGACTTGAAATCATGCGTGAACTGCAAATAAAATTCGAAGATCCCAGAAG ACCTGCAAGTGATGTGGCTATATCTGGTCTTGGATGGATTGCCATTGAACCAGTAAGTAGATCACCTGGAAGGCCTGAATCGAATTTAGAAGAAACTGTTAAAGAATTGCATTTGGCTGTTCATGTTCCAAAGCCAGTTGAGATTTTTGTTCGGCCTCCATTGCCAGTGGGTAAAGCTGGAGCAGAGTGGTATCAGTATCGGGAGTTAACTGAGAAGGAAGAGGAATTAAGACCAAAATGGCATTTCTAA